From Oryza sativa Japonica Group chromosome 4, ASM3414082v1, one genomic window encodes:
- the LOC4335522 gene encoding tau-cadinol synthase, which produces MSSHCLRFLSHGPVQTMAVAVPYVLRVRPNRASFRRSRTALRGRASIVGTPVGIPSGEDEIIAAAGKEASGFEPSVWRDFFINYEPKPLQRSEGWMVERAEKLKDDVRTMFETCDSTEGRLQLVDAIQHLGIDHLFKEEIEYSLSEINASEFISSSLHDVALRFRLLRQHGFHVSPDVFNKFKGDDGRFVSGITNDPRGLLSLYNAAHLLTHDEPELEEAISFATQHLASLSSGTDLNPHLIDQINRALDVPLPRTYRRMETLCYMPEYRQEEGHIPILLELAMLDFNLLQHVHLKELKAISEWWKDLYGYMGLSYIRDRVVESYVWSYVVFYEEDSALARMIFTKIIAFIILMDDTYDSYATIQECRKLNEAIQRWDESATAFLPEYIKKFYSALLKTFKEFEIHVEDDGQYRIDHTKKAFQNLSAYYLQEAEWSYQNYKPSFEEQVALSTVTSTVPLLCVSTTVGRGDALTNEAFEWAANDIGAKIACAKITRFMNDIAAFKRGRKNRGDVVSTVECYMNENKVTSEGAFTKIDLMIEDEWRTINQALCEHRELLPAVQQVLNLAICATFFYGKRKDAYTFSTHLQETVESLFVRPVSI; this is translated from the exons ATGTCGTCGCATTGCCTCCGTTTCCTCTCCCACGGTCCGGTACAAACTATGGCGGTCGCCGTGCCGTATGTTTTGCGTGTCCGTCCGAACCGTGCTTCGTTTCGGCGAAGTAGAACAGCGCTGCGAGGACGTGCAAGCATCGTCGGCACACCCGTCGGCATACCGTCCGGAGAGGATGAAATAATCGCTGCTGCTGGAAAGGAGGCTTCTGGTTTTGAGCCGTCTGTGTGGAGGGATTTCTTTATCAACTACGAGCCAAAACCATTGCag AGATCAGAGGGATGGATGGTGGAGAGGGCTGAAAAGCTGAAGGACGATGTCCGCACAATGTTTGAGACATGCGACAGCACAGAGGGAAGGTTGCAGTTAGTAGATGCAATCCAACATCTCGGAATAGATCACCTCTTCAAAGAAGAGATAGAATACTCACTAAGTGAAATCAATGCAAGTGAATTCATTAGCTCTAGCCTCCATGATGTTGCTCTGCGGTTTCGTTTGCTTAGGCAGCATGGCTTTCATGTATCTCCAG ATGTATTCAACAAATTCAAAGGCGATGATGGGAGGTTTGTTAGTGGAATAACTAATGACCCAAGGGGCTTATTAAGTTTATACAACGCAGCCCATCTTCTCACACACGATGAGCCAGAACTTGAAGAAGCCATCTCTTTTGCAACGCAACATCTTGCATCATTGAGTAGTGGAACTGATCTCAATCCACATCTAATTGATCAAATCAATCGTGCCCTTGATGTACCATTACCAAGGACGTACAGAAGAATGGAAACTTTGTGCTATATGCCGGAGTATAGACAAGAAGAAGGGCACATTCCCATTCTTCTAGAACTTGCAATGCTGGATTTTAACCTTCTGCAGCATGTCCACTTAAAGGAGCTTAAAGCTATTTCTGA GTGGTGGAAAGATCTTTATGGATACATGGGTTTAAGTTACATTAGGGATCGCGTGGTGGAGTCCTACGTTTGGTCCTATGTTGTGTTCTACGAGGAAGACTCAGCGCTTGCACGAATGATCTTTACCAAGATAATTGCATTCATAATCCTTATGGATGACACTTATGATTCCTATGCCACGATCCAGGAATGCAGGAAGCTGAATGAAGCCATCCAAAG ATGGGATGAGAGCGCTACCGCATTCCTACCAGAATACATTAAGAAGTTCTACAGTGCACTGTTAAAAACCTTCAAGGAGTTTGAGATTCATGTGGAGGATGATGGCCAATACCGAATTGATCACACAAAAAAAGCT TTCCAAAATCTATCTGCTTATTATCTTCAAGAAGCGGAATGGTCATATCAGAATTACAAGCCAAGCTTTGAAGAGCAAGTGGCTTTGTCTACGGTAACCTCAACCGTGCCACTACTATGTGTGTCTACTACAGTCGGTCGAGGTGATGCACTAACGAACGAAGCATTTGAGTGGGCAGCAAATGATATTGGTGCCAAAATAGCGTGTGCAAAGATAACACGTTTCATGAATGACATTGCGGCATTTAAG CGTGGAAGAAAGAACAGGGGGGACGTGGTGAGCACAGTGGAGTGCTACATGAATGAGAACAAGGTCACAAGCGAGGGCGCCTTCACCAAGATCGACTTGATGATAGAAGATGAATGGAGGACGATCAACCAGGCTCTCTGTGAACATCGTGAGCTCCTCCCAGCAGTGCAACAAGTGTTGAATTTAGCTATTTGCGCGACATTCTTTTACGGGAAGAGAAAGGACGCCTACACATTCTCCACACATCTTCAGGAGACAGTTGAGAGTCTCTTTGTTAGGCCAGTTTCTATCTAG